The proteins below are encoded in one region of Rana temporaria chromosome 2, aRanTem1.1, whole genome shotgun sequence:
- the GPR183 gene encoding G-protein coupled receptor 183 yields the protein MNDTNSSKECDWYFHRNTARILLPIFYTVIFVFGLFGNILALFVIHKNRRKLNSTTLYSKNLVISDIFFAIASPTRIVYYALGFDWILGEAFCRITALFLYINTYAGVNFMTCLSVDRFLAVVHPHRFNRIRRVRTARIICMVVWLLVFFQTFPLLLLEMSHVEERDAKITCMEYPNFEKIPNLPYMLLGACLIGYFIPLIIILFCYSQISLKLCQTAKKNPLTEKSGTNKKATNTIILVIVVFFICFTPYHIVITQYMIRKLQYEPDCSEKQIFHSILHITVCLMNLNCCLDPLIYFFACKGYKNQIMKLLKRQASISSSSATRPAADGSSRDITEVVQCIPLTHDPSNTHRTTRTMETNKTNSNSKKKKITPA from the coding sequence ATGAATGACACCAACAGTTCCAAAGAATGTGACTGGTACTTCCATCGCAACACAGCAAGAATTCTGCTGCCAATATTTTATACTGTGATTTTCGTGTTTGGACTCTTTGGAAACATACTGGCTTTGTTTGTTATTCACAAAAACAGAAGAAAGCTCAATTCTACCACACTCTACTCAAAGAATCTGGTGATCTCGGATATATTTTTTGCCATTGCGTCACCTACCAGAATTGTATACTATGCCTTGGGGTTTGATTGGATATTAGGAGAAGCATTTTGTCGAATAACTGCCCTTTTCCTTTACATAAATACTTATGCAGGTGTAAACTTTATGACTTGTTTGAGCGTCGACAGATTTCTGGCGGTAGTTCATCCACACCGTTTTAACAGGATCCGGAGAGTGAGGACTGCGAGAATCATCTGCATGGTGGTTTGGCTGCTTGTCTTTTTCCAAACATTCCCTCTACTGCTACTGGAAATGTCACACGTAGAGGAGCGAGATGCCAAGATTACCTGTATGGAATAtcccaactttgaaaaaatacCTAATTTGCCATATATGCTTCTTGGAGCATGTCTCATTGGATATTTCATCCCTTTAATAATTATACTGTTTTGCTATTCCCAGATAAGCTTAAAACTCTGCCAGACTGCAAAGAAAAATCCACTGACAGAAAAATCTGGCACCAACAAAAAAGCAACCAACACAATCATTTTGGTAATTGTGGTGTTTTTTATCTGCTTTACTCCTTATCACATTGTTATTACACAGTATATGATTAGAAAGTTACAATACGAACCAGACTGCAGCGAGAAGCAGATCTTTCATTCCATACTTCATATTACTGTGTGCCTCATGAACCTTAACTGCTGCCTGGATCCCCTCATATACTTTTTTGCATGCAAAGGATACAAAAATCAGATCATGAAACTATTAAAGAGGCAAGCCAGCATATCATCCTCCAGTGCAACAAGACCAGCAGCTGACGGAAGCTCCCGTGATATAACCGAAGTAGTACAATGCATACCACTAACCCATGACCCAAGTAACACACATAGGACAACAAGGACAATGGAAACAAATAAGACCAatagtaatagtaaaaaaaaaaaaataaccccagCATAA